A single Primulina eburnea isolate SZY01 chromosome 11, ASM2296580v1, whole genome shotgun sequence DNA region contains:
- the LOC140805555 gene encoding uncharacterized protein, with translation MASREGEKKGDGDKKLDMTYHLGSSDGPRYIINPIQLHGENYDEWARAIRTSLKAERKFGFVEGTVPKPTTEEKLEDGITVHSMLVSWLTNTIESSVRSTLGEYDDSQLLWNNLKNRFCVVSGTRVCKLKMSLGECEQGKTETVAIYFGRLSKIWDELITYVKVPICKCGGCTCNIITQVEKMREEDYLHHFLIGLDGSYASIRTNLLGQLELYLGIRQGIRRAGRGPTDEEGDKFASRSCKFIFVGYLFGKKGWKLYDLEMHEYFVSRDVKFFEKEFLFVPNPPQNVATPMLATNEDGAWSEDEGADECAVCVEGELEAVSTLEGGSGDVAQPVQQSAHEDVYIEGLKNTVGEQGVRVDSELGRGKRAKTSSTRNFLAAVTAGHEPKHFKEAMKDSGWRDTMDKEILALEANETWTFAPVAKLVTVHVFLPLLLLKIGRGRTQINVLVYVDDLIIAGNDKVALTIFKDYLGRCFHMKDLGVLKYFLGLEVARLLGAKPAAFPMEQNHNLALAKGAVLADPAPYMRLVGRLIYMSTTRPDLAYSVHILSQFMQQPRDDHWEDALRVVRYLKKSPGQGILLRTDSDLHLEGWCDSDWASCPLTWRSLTSWFMLLGGSHVSWKTKKRQTAPRSSAKAEYRSMTATLCELKWLKQLLGDLGM, from the exons ATGGCTAGCAGAGAGGGAGAAAAGAAAGGAGATGGTGACAAAAAGTTGGATATGACTTATCACCTTGGATCGAGTGACGGTCCGAGATACATCATTAACCCGATTCAATTACATGGTGAGAACTACGATGAATGGGCGAGGGCAATTCGAACCTCGTTGAAAGCGGAGAGGAAAtttggctttgtggaagggacgGTCCCAAAGCCAACAACAGAGGAGAAACTTGAGGATGGGATAACTGTGCATTCTATGTTAGTATCGTGGCTGACCAATACTATTGAGTCATCCGTTCGGTCTACACTTGGAGAATATGATGATTCACAACTTCTGTGGAACAATCTCAAAAACAGGTTTTGTGTGGTGAGCGGCACTCGTGTGTGCAAATTAAAAATGTCCTTGGGGGAGTGCGAACAAGGAAAAACCGAGACTGTGGCAATTTATTTTGGTCGTTTGTCAAAAATCTGGGACGAACTGATCACATATGTGAAAGTGCCGATTTGTAAGTGTGGAGGCTGCACGTGTAACATCATCACGCAGGTAGAAAAAATGAGAGAAGAGGACTATCTTCATCACTTTCTGATCGGCCTTGATGGATCATATGCTTCAATTCGAACAAATCTGCTTGGACAACTGGAACTTTATCTGGGCATAAGGCAGGGAATTCGCAGGGCTGGCAG AGGGCCAACCGATGAGGAAG GCGATAAATTTGCAAGTAGAAGCTGTAAATTTATCTTTGTTGGCTATCTTTTTGGAAAGAAAGGTTGGAAGTTGTATGATTTAGAAATGCACGAGTACTTTGTATCGAGGGATGTGAAGTTCTTCGAGAAAGAATTTCTTTTTGTGCCAAATCCACCACAGAATGTGGCGACTCCTATGCTGGCGACCAATGAGGATGGGGCATGGAGTGAAGATGAGGGTGCCGATGAGTGTGCTGTTTGCGTTGAGGGGGAGTTGGAGGCAGTGTCCACCCTCGAGGGGGGGTCTGGTGATGTGGCACAACCCGTGCAACAGTCCGCACATGAGGATGTGTACATTGAGGGGCTGAAGAATACGGTGGGAGAGCAAGGTGTGCGAGTTGACAGCGAGCTAGGGCGAGGAAAACGAGCCAAAACTTCTTCCACACG GAATTTTCTTGCAGCAGTGACAGCAGGACATGAGCCCAAGCATTTTAAAGAAGCAATGAAAGACTCAGGATGGCGAGATACGATGGATAAGGAGATTCTTGCCCTTGAAGCCAATGAGACTTGG ACATTTGCTCCTGTGGCAAAATTGGTGACAGTTCATGTTTTCTTGCCATTGCTGTTGTTAAAAATTGGGAG gggacgaactcagatcaaCGTGttagtttatgttgatgacttGATTATTGCAGGGAACGATAAGGTTGCCTTGACAATTTTTAAAGATTATCTTGGCAGGTGCTTTCATATGAAAGATTTGGGcgttttgaaatacttcttAGGGCTAGAGGTAGCCC GTTTATTGGGAGCAAAGCCTGCGGCATTTCCTATGgaacaaaatcacaatttggCCCTTGCTAAGGGCGCAGTCCTTGCGGATCCGGCTCCGTATATGCGACTTGTAGGAAGATTGATTTACATGTCTACGACGAGACCTGATCTTGCATATTCGGTTCATATCTTGTCCCAATTTATGCAGCAACCTCGTGATGATCATTGGGAGGATGCTCTCAGGGTCGTGAGATATTTGAAGAAGAGTCCAGGGCAAGGGATTTTGCTCCGTACTGATAGTGACCTTCATCTAGAAGGGTGGTGTGATTCAGATTGGGCTAGTTGTCCACTTACGTGGCGTTCCTTGACAAGCTGGTTCATGTTACTTGGTGGTTCTCATGTGTCATGGAAGACCAAGAAGCGACAAACAGCGCCTAGATCGTCTGCAAAGGCTGAGTACAGATCCATGACGGCAACATTATGTGAGTTAAAGTGGCTTAAACAACTTTTAGGTGACTTGGGTATGTGA